The genomic stretch TGGTGCTGTAGTTTTAGTTGTTCTAATCTGCCACTCTCAGTGTTATCTTCTGCCTAAAGCCAGTTCCCCAGTGGCACTTAGAATAACACGCCAATTTGTTCATCTAGGCAGAGTAGAGCCTAGATTCTCACTGCCTTAACTTAGTCTAGGCCTGTCCACTACAACCCATTCAGGAACTAATCTACTGTAGGAAACTGTAATGCAATGTGGCAAATTCAGTGTATTATCGAAACATAAAGCACCTCAGTTGACGAAGTCATGAATTTAGCTGTGGGGATGGTTGGGGAGCCACCTAGGTGATACCAAAAGTTTGTGTTTAAGTTACGTAGGTAAAAGGGAGAAGGCTCTCTGCACGGTAGGGACTGCTTTAACAAAAGGTTGTGGACAGGGGAGCTGTGCACAGGGAAACATCCAAAATAGGAACTTTCATGCTTCTAGAGCATAGCATTTAGAGGCAAAGGAAGTAGTTGGAGTGATGAGTAGATGCCTGAACAAGGACAGCAGTCATGATAAGGAATCTGGACTCTTTCCCGTAGGAAATAAGCAACTGGAGATCATCACCAGGGAATTAAGATGATCAGATTCCCGTCACTACAGCCAAAGTGTAGAGGGAGGTAAGTCAGGAGGTTGTTGCAGTAATCCAGGATACAGGTATCTTGGATTTCATATTAGGGAGCGAGTTGACTGAAGATTTGAGAAGCATTATGGAAATAAACATGACTTGTTAATTTCAGTGTAGATGAGGTTAAGGAAATAATCTCTGACTTTTCTAGTCATCTCCCCAAGATATCAGGCTTACAGTGTATTAACTGTAAAGCCTAAACTTGTTACCTTTTGAGAAAGGAGTGATCATTACTTTGTCAACCTTACGGTAAAGAACTGGAGCCCAAGATGGTGGGAACCTTTGAGAGTGGTGCTCTTGGGTTTGGAATGTATTAAAGAGGTGCCTAGATGGACTTGGGGGGAGCAGTCCACTAGTTgaagaaaagttatttataaGCCAGATtagtaaaattctttttttttttttttttgaagacagggtctcactctgttgcccaggctggagtgcagtggcacaatctcagctcattgcaagctccgcctcccagcttcataccattctcctgcctcagcctcctgagtagctgggactataggcacctgccaccacgcccagctaactttttgtatttttagtagaaacggggtttcaccatgttagccaggatggtcttgatctcctgaccttatgatccgcctgccttggcctcccaaagtgctgggattacaggcgtgagccaccgcgccccgcagTAAAATTCTTGATGCTGTTTACTTTCCTTGTGTTATCCCTGAGCCTTTAGCAAATGTTTTAGGATTCATGTACTTTCATTTGGACCAAAACATTAAAGGGGAAGTAGTGTCCTTTGAGGCCACTGTGGTAGTGGCAGTAGCCTGTTATTGTGAGCTCATTGATGGTACAGGTTGTTTCTTATCTCTAGTCTCTATTAGACGAACAGTGGATATTGTATCCCTTCTGCCAAAATTGATGCTGGGAACTAGCAGATGCTCAAAAAGCATGTAGGGAACTGTTGGAAGTCCCAAAGGGAGATATATTTCTGGGGTCTAAGAGGAAAAGCTACAGGAGCCCAGCCACAATCcatctatttaaaataaagatgtggTTTTAGGGAAAGTGGTTTCTCTAGAAGCCAGGTATGACTGCTAGATATCTAGCTAGGGTGGATATTCATGCTAAGACAGAAGAGGGGTATATTTTTTAGCAGAAGCAGAGTTGTAGctttatttcataaatgttttgagtgtctactatatttcatttaaaatataagagcTTTCTGGCTATAGTGTGAAGAACAAACCAGAgtagagaaaaagagataaagagcTCTGTTGGAAGTAGACGAGTATGACTAAGGCAGCTACAGCTAAATTAGCACCAGAATAGTTTGTTCTGTCACTGAAGCCATGTCTGCTACACCAGTGATCCCTTTACCCTTACTCTTACTTATTATCTCAGACAGTAGATGGGTTCAGTGGGCCAAATACACTCAGAAGATAGAGCCTAAGATAAAATGTCTTCTACCTACTTTACTGGGGATATGGCAATTATCAGGCACTGCTATCAAGTGTTCAGACCAAGAGTGATGGCTCCTTTCTAAGTCTTTCCATAACTACCACCCTACTAAAGCCTCTGAACCCAAGGGAATGGCAGCTTGGCTGTGCCAAGAAAGGGGCTCCCAGCTTCTCACATTCTGAAGCCGGATTTCCCTTTTCTGAGTTCCCAGAGAGGCCAGATTTGACAACAATAAAAACTTCCAGGAAATTCCCAGGAGGTTTAATTTCCTAATCCTTCTCTCGCATAGACACTCTTTCTTACCCCTTACCCCAACAAGAGGAAGGAGCTTATCCCGGAGCCCAACATCCTCTGCTGAATGTCTCCACCCCTTTGGCCAAACTGGTGGAACATCTGAGTTCTTGGGTCCTCTCCTCCCAGGCCCACTCAGGGGGTTGAAGGGAACACATTAAGGTAATGTGTGATCCTGTCCCCTGAAGGTTCGTGGGGTACTAGATTGTTTAAGGAAGTTTCATTTGCAGATTGTCACTCCCCTACCCCTGTCAGGAAGTAATCTTTCTCTAAGAAATCCCAAGCACTCATCTCTAGGAGACCAGATGTCAAAACACAACCACTTCTGGCAACATTTGGAATTATAGGATGCATTCCCATGTAAACTggcattaagaaaaacaaaattgcacTAACCAAAAATAACCCAAATTTAAGGACCAGAAGCATAAGCCATGAATTTACTATCTCAGGTGGACTGAGCATTTGGATAATTCTCATTCTCCAGAAATcccacaggaaggaaaaaagaaatgaatttatatatattcatataaagaCTTTTATCTATCGTGCAAAGATAGGGTCATCTGGCTCCCCAGAAGGTTCTCAACCCCATCAAGACTGTCCATTTTACATCTCTAGCTCCAGTTCTTCTCAGAGAGTAAAAGCACTCCAAAGGCCTGTGATCATGGGTACTGATTAAGGGCTGCAGACTCTTCAGATCCAGTTAAATCCCTGGTGTTTGAGCTGTGTGGGAGCTGTGGTTGCTTGCTTCCTGGCTCTGGCTGAGGTCCTGCCGCAAACCCTGCAGCAGCTGGTTTAGGAGTGTAAGGTGGCTGTCTCTgcgaggcagaggcaggggtgggaggcaATTCCCTTTATACTCGATCACTGCCATCTTGGCCCGATCCAAACTCCGATTTGGAATCTGCAGCATTCTCGTGTAGCCCCCATTTTGATCTTTGTACCGAGGGGCCAGTACTTGAAACAGTTTTGGGATCAAATCCTTCTCCTAGAGGGAGAATTATCCAAGAGACAGCAGAGTCAGGCAAAACCGCAGAGGCATTTAATTTTACACCACTCCCAAAGGTAAGGTCCATCCACACATAGAAAGACCTCCCTCTCCCCTCGCCAATCTGGCAGAGTCAGTGTTACACAAAGGGGTCGTTTATAGACAGTTGTGCAGAGGTATATTCACATCGACTTCAACTAACTTAAGACAGTTTCTAATTTAGTTAGCAACACTGGCCCATAAGTGAGTACCCAAGTTTAATTCTGCCGTTCTCCTTcttccaacccccacccccagggagcAAAGAGTGGGATTTTGAAAGCAGATAGGACGCACTCACTGTGAGCCAGAAGTCAGCCATGCGCATGGCTCGTTCGTTGGTGTCTCCCAGCTTCCCATAGTCGATGAGCTGTGAGGACATAACATCACAGATCCAACCGAGCAAGAAAACAAGGTGCCAATCTAATTTCTCTAATGCCGGACGGCAATCCATTCTTTTCACTAGCAAAGCATCTCCAATCTACGCCACCCCAAATCCGCAGCCCTAACACTCTTCCATTAGAGGCGATGGAGGGGCGGGTTCAGCCCAGGTTTCTAGGGGACTCAGACTTGAGTCTGGGGAATGGTTTACCAGGTTGGTCCCAGTCCTTTTCCACTTGCAGCCGGCTCCGCCCCCTCAGACCAGACACGCAGAGTGGACAAGAGGGCCCCGCTCCTCACCTTCTCCGCGTAGCCCCTCATCTCGTCCACACGCGCCCATGGTGCCTCGATGCGTTCATGCCGCACCAGCCCTGTGAGCAAGTTCCGCAACAGATGGATGCGGGACTCGGGACCGAGGCCCATACGGCGAAATACGCGGCCATGGGAGATCGCTGCAGCGACCGACAGCCGCATGTTTCCAGCTTCTGCCCGCCCCTTGGAGGCCGGAACTGGAAACTGGAAGGTAGACCGGGTGGAGGCAATTTCAGGGGACGCATGCGCCTTAGCGCGGAGCGTGGTGAACGTGTTTGCGCATGCGCATCAGAGCCTGCCTCGTTGGCAATCTCGGGAAGGGCGGAGAAACGGTGTTGAGCTTTTCCAGAGGCGGCGAGCTGGGCGGGCTTCAGGCAACCAGAGTGATCTGTGGCGGCCGAAGAACCAGGCGCCCCCTAGTGTGGCATAAGCAGGCCATCGGGTTTGTTTTTGAGCTGCGTCAGCCAGTGGCATTTAGGGCGATGGGACGCTCCGCCGCGGAGACTCCTGGAAAAGAGAGCGTCTGAAGAGAACGGCACCCGGAGGGTTCGGGGTCCTGCGGGCTGACGGCCCTACCCGGTCCAGCAGTGGCCAGCTGGCCTGGTTGACACCTGTACGCATCGTTTTTAACACAGTGATTTTCAGTAGTAATGGTGAAATGGATAATAACGATGCCCGGAAAAGAAACGCAGataatgaaatttttcttttattgaagtAATTATTccagttaaaaaaattacagcacTAAAGGGAAAAGTAGTTGATTGTTTTTAATTACACCAGTGTGtttttttaaggggaaaaaacatACCTACACACTTATGTGTTAATGAACAATAAGATTATAGTTTGTTTTTGAGCCTTAACATCTGCAAATTGGCAATGACTGTCAAAATTATTCCTTGTtataggttgaattgtgtcttccCCCATGATTCTTCCCGTCACCAAAAAGCTATGTTAAGTCCTAACCTGCAGtaactcagaatgtgaccttatgtggaaacagggtcattgcagatgtaatttgttaagatgaagtcatacagGCATAGGTGGGCACCTAATCCAAAATGCCTAGTGTCTAGATAGATAGacacatatatacgtacatacatatatacaggccgggcacggtggctcacgcctgtaattccagcactttgggaggccgaggcgggcagatcacctgaggtcagg from Nomascus leucogenys isolate Asia chromosome 15, Asia_NLE_v1, whole genome shotgun sequence encodes the following:
- the MRPL17 gene encoding 39S ribosomal protein L17, mitochondrial, whose protein sequence is MRLSVAAAISHGRVFRRMGLGPESRIHLLRNLLTGLVRHERIEAPWARVDEMRGYAEKLIDYGKLGDTNERAMRMADFWLTEKDLIPKLFQVLAPRYKDQNGGYTRMLQIPNRSLDRAKMAVIEYKGNCLPPLPLPRRDSHLTLLNQLLQGLRQDLSQSQEASNHSSHTAQTPGI